In bacterium, the genomic window TGGCAGCGCGTATCGACGTTGTAGAGGCTCGCTGCCTTGGCCGCCGAGCCGATCGCAATCCCCAGGTCCACGTTGCGCAGGTTGCATTGCGGACCGGCGAATTCGAAGTCCGCGCTTTTCTCGCGCAAGGATTGCGTAGCGTTCATGAACTCCGCGCACGTCGCATAGCCGCACATGCCGCAGTCGTAGACCGGCGGGTACCAGTCTTTCAGCCCGATGAACAGAACCGCGTCGACCCGCTCGGCCGTCGCCGCGTCGCGGAACCAGATCTCCTGCCTGCGCTCGCGGCCGCGCGCGCGGATCCAGTCGGCCAGACGCTGAATCGTTTCCCTGTCGTCCACGATGACGGTCTCGATGAAGAGGTGCTTGCCTTTCCTGAAAAGCTGCCCGCCCGATTTGGGGGCTGTTACCGCAGCCGCGGCGCACAGCTTCGCCACGGTCCGGATCACGTCTCCTTTGATTTCCTCGATTCCGGTGAGCATCACAAAACTCTCCTTTTGGACGACATTTCCCAAGAGTCGTCTTGGATAACGAAACATTAGCACAACCACCCTCAGGCTGAGCCTAAAGTACCTGCGGGCCGACCTTTGGTCCCACCCTTGGACGCGGGGCCGGTCAGGGAGCGATTTTAGAGCCGAGTAAATTCGCAATTGCTCCCATTGTTCGTGCCAGCCGGAGAGCTTGCGCCTGCGCCTCCCTCAAGTTTTGCCGTGGCTTTTCTTCCTCCCCCGGCCTTTCGCCGGCTGCCCAAATTGGGCCATTTTT contains:
- a CDS encoding DUF2148 domain-containing protein, giving the protein MLTGIEEIKGDVIRTVAKLCAAAAVTAPKSGGQLFRKGKHLFIETVIVDDRETIQRLADWIRARGRERRQEIWFRDAATAERVDAVLFIGLKDWYPPVYDCGMCGYATCAEFMNATQSLREKSADFEFAGPQCNLRNVDLGIAIGSAAKAASLYNVDTRCQTRIAVAARKLGIIQSEAAVALSMSVTHKNPGFDNRMPTVDFDSEEMQALPPTNTLPVKTPDGRWAHMPNYEPEE